In Acidobacteriota bacterium, the following are encoded in one genomic region:
- a CDS encoding DUF4102 domain-containing protein, with product MIIPHTLQVSRRQRTPSGTRSWVQRLVIRGRRRELGLGAATLVPLAKARERALANRVLARSGGDSLADKRRVQGVPTFAEAARRVLEQKRGGWRGRHHVHNWWQGLERYVLPRVGSRPVSEVNTADVLEILSPIWHVKAATAREVRQRIRAVLEWAIASTCGTTTRATGWCRCSVRRTTS from the coding sequence CCCGGAGCTGGGTCCAGCGGCTCGTCATCCGCGGCCGACGCCGCGAACTCGGACTCGGCGCCGCCACGCTCGTCCCGCTCGCCAAGGCCCGCGAGCGGGCCCTCGCCAACCGCGTACTGGCCCGGTCCGGTGGAGACTCGCTCGCCGACAAGCGCCGTGTCCAGGGAGTGCCTACGTTCGCCGAAGCGGCCCGACGTGTCCTCGAACAGAAGCGCGGCGGCTGGCGGGGCCGGCACCACGTGCACAACTGGTGGCAAGGCCTGGAACGGTACGTCCTCCCCCGCGTCGGCAGCCGGCCCGTCTCCGAGGTCAACACGGCCGACGTGCTGGAGATCCTCTCGCCGATCTGGCACGTCAAGGCGGCGACGGCCAGGGAGGTCCGCCAGCGCATCCGCGCGGTGCTGGAGTGGGCCATCGCCTCAACATGCGGAACGACAACCCGTGCGACCGGGTGGTGCCGGTGCTCGGTCCGCAGAACGACATCGTGA